In Brienomyrus brachyistius isolate T26 chromosome 3, BBRACH_0.4, whole genome shotgun sequence, the following proteins share a genomic window:
- the LOC125738935 gene encoding VIP peptides → MLHRSGSQFLLLIALCCVLYSGTLSLPYTSMRLANLDGDNENWTRTPSIHDSLPENYKLQYDLSKQMQRPTRHADGLFTSGYSKLLGQLSARRYLESLIGKRVSDELAEEQLPVKRHSDAIFTDNYSRFRKQMAVKKYLNSVLTGKRSQEDPPATQDEPIRSELSTPESFDDISMDELLSHLPLTL, encoded by the exons ATGTTACACAGGAGCGGTTCTCAGTTCCTGCTCTTGATAGCCCTGTGTTGCGTTCTGTACTCTGGGACACTCAGTCTACCGTATACATCAATGAG GTTGGCTAATCTTGACGGGGACAACGAGAACTGGACCAGGACCCCGTCCATACACGACTCCCTCCCAGAAAACTACAAACTCCAGTACGATTTATCAAAACAAATGCAAAG ACCCACCAGGCACGCCGACGGTCTCTTCACCAGTGGGTACAGTAAGCTCCTGGGTCAGCTGTCCGCCAGACGCTACCTGGAGTCCCTGATCGGAAAGCGAGTCAG CGATGAGCTCGCAGAGGAGCAGCTGCCTGTGAAGCGACACTCCGATGCCATTTTCACTGACAACTACAGTCGGTTCCGCAAACAGATGGCAGTGAAGAAATACCTGAACTCCGTCCTGACTGGGAAAAGGAG CCAAGAGGACCCTCCAGCCACACAAGATGAGCCCATCAGAAGTGAGCTCTCCACGCCAGAGAGCTTCGATGACATCAGCATGGATGAGCTGCTCAGCCATCTCCCATTG acaCTCTGA